The genomic region TGACACCTATCAAGCCTGTAATACCGAATACGATACCTGCTAGGTACAGAATGTAGACCAGCTTTGCAGAGCCGCTATTGGTTGATGAGGTGTTGATCACTTGATCAGTCATGTGAAGTTCCTTTTCTGTCATTTTGGATTATGTTGTTTTAAAGCTACGGCTCAACTAAGCACGTTGCCGAGCCTGTCATAATGGTTCCACCGTGGCTGGTTTTGCAGCCGACGTACGCGATGGGTTTACCGTTCATATCCATGGTTGATGAACCTTGAACGATAACCGCGCCACAGCCGATTTTATCACCGACCGTAGCAACGCGTTAACCGTCGACTTCTGAATCAGAAGCGACGGAAACGATAGGGGTGGTTCCACAGCCTTTTTTAGGGCAGGAGTGGAGGTCTCCTAGGCGGGCTATGGGCTTCATTATTGTTTTATTTTAACCTGACCGTTTTTATCAAACCAAAAGTGCATAATAGGTTCGAAAGATTCCGAGGTTTCAGAGTTTTTCATGCTGAACGGAGATGGAGCCAAAGTAAACAACTTTCTATCCTCAGTCACATAAACTCTTGAATCATCCAATTCAAAATCAGATAACTTAAAATCAGCATTAGTCATAACCTTGCCAAACACCGAATTAAAGATATCGTCAATAGCCTCCCCTGTATCTTTATTATACTTCACAAAGCTTGGTGAATAATATTTTTTAAAATCAGATACATTTCTCTCCTTAAACATTTGATATACCTTCTTATACTCTATTGCTAACTTATCCTTTAAATTATCAGTATTTTTTACCAGTACTGCTTCATCAAGGTACTTCGATCGATACAATTCAGGATAATTTATATCAAAACCCACACTTATTACATAACCTTCAGGCTTTTCTTTGATATCACAGCCGTTTTCGACAATAGTGATATTGCCGCCTAAGCCTTCAAGTTCGCAGCGATCAGCCTTTTCAAAATCAAAAGTTAAAATATAACCGTCATTAACGCTTTCAAAAGGCATTGTAAAGTTATTTACTTCCCAAGACTTAAATAATACTTTTAATTCTGCACTGCTTTTCTTATCAACTTTATGCGTTATAAAGGTCAAATTATTTCTTCCATTATATAGCATATATTTAAAATCCAAATTAGACTGCATCGAACCTGACGTACCTAGATCATACCCAGGATCAATAAAGGGCACATTATTCACATACAAGTCCAAAAAAACATTATCAACCTTATAGTCAAATCCAAAATCTAGGTCCATAGCTTTTACTCCCTCAGCATAAAAAAATAAATACAAAATACCGCTTACAAAAAATCTTTTAAGCATATACCACCTTCTATATAGTAAAGGATCCTAAAGTTTCTTTTTGAAAAATCGGGATCTCACCTTTTGTTGTTTTTTCTATTGTTGTCTTGCTAAAACCGCCGGCAGCTTTACCAGTATACTCCAGTTTCAAACCTCCCCATTCAAGTTCACACTTAGCCAAGTAATCGACACCAGTCTCTCTGGAAAGATTTAACTCAATACTTGTTTGTGCATTTCCACTTGCTTCAAAACTCCCTTTTATGAAATAAACCTCTGCCTCTCCCTTAACAACTACTTCAAGAGTGACCGATACATACCCCCCACCACTTGCTTTATTTGTCCAAGCCAACTCATCACGCAGTTCTACACTTGCCGAGAACTCGCCTTTTATACCAGACTTTAGTATTAAGTTTATACCCGCATAAATCTTACCTTTAGCCTTACTATTCTCATTGCCCCAACCTTTAGCAGCACGTTCTCGCGCCTCTTCAATTTTCATAACAGAAGGGGTCGTGGGAACCGCCGCGCCACCCGCACCACCGGGACCGACACTCATTTTAGGGATAGCTTTAACGCTACCGCCAGAAACAACCACGGCGGCACTACCGGCTACCAAGGTAATTTTTGAGGCATCTAGAATAATATTGCCGGAGGCTTTAAACGTGAGGTCGCCACCTACTTTATTTTTCCAGTCTCCACCAACGGTTAGGCCTTTATCGCCATCGATTTTTTCGAGCTGTTTGCCTTTTACCGTCGCATCGTGAT from Neptunomonas phycophila harbors:
- a CDS encoding type VI secretion system Vgr family protein; translated protein: MSQNWAGRNYGSLVIPRIGQEVIVDFYDGNPDRPIITGRVYNAEQMPPNQLPSGKTRMTIKTQTHKGTGFNELTFEDEADEEFIYMHAQKNMETHVENSRQSRIEFDDTTSVGNDSNLVVAKNRLETIEGNHDATVKGKQLEKIDGDKGLTVGGDWKNKVGGDLTFKASGNIILDASKITLVAGSAAVVVSGGSVKAIPKMSVGPGGAGGAAVPTTPSVMKIEEARERAAKGWGNENSKAKGKIYAGINLILKSGIKGEFSASVELRDELAWTNKASGGGYVSVTLEVVVKGEAEVYFIKGSFEASGNAQTSIELNLSRETGVDYLAKCELEWGGLKLEYTGKAAGGFSKTTIEKTTKGEIPIFQKETLGSFTI